In Acidobacteriota bacterium, one genomic interval encodes:
- the psd gene encoding phosphatidylserine decarboxylase (Phosphatidylserine decarboxylase is synthesized as a single chain precursor. Generation of the pyruvoyl active site from a Ser is coupled to cleavage of a Gly-Ser bond between the larger (beta) and smaller (alpha chains). It is an integral membrane protein.) gives MAGRPPLSLSLLGLYPKKAGSAAVGALARLTLPRALRRPLLGRFAAAYGANLDEADRPLEEYASFLDFFTRRLKPGLRPQAAAVPGGINSPVDGALIASGRVTEGTLLQAKGLPYRLDELLDGDPLAAELAGAHYLTLYLAPKDYHRIHVPLAGACVSVGRVEGELWPVNDASTNFTPRLYVRNRRAYWIAGGSGPDEGLVVAAVLVAATHVGGVVIDPRWLSESALPRRGRLDVPALPCAPGDDLGTFELGSTVVLLVGGPKADAWKATRGFGPVKVGERLGGFAA, from the coding sequence ATGGCTGGCCGTCCGCCGCTCTCCCTCTCGCTTCTCGGGCTCTATCCGAAGAAGGCTGGCTCCGCCGCGGTGGGCGCGCTCGCCCGTCTCACGCTGCCGAGGGCTCTGCGGCGGCCGCTCCTCGGGCGCTTCGCGGCGGCGTACGGAGCCAACCTCGACGAGGCCGACCGCCCGCTCGAGGAATACGCGAGCTTCCTCGACTTCTTCACCCGGAGGCTGAAGCCCGGCCTGCGCCCGCAGGCCGCGGCCGTTCCGGGCGGAATCAACTCGCCCGTGGACGGGGCGCTCATCGCGTCCGGCCGCGTGACGGAGGGGACGCTCCTGCAGGCCAAGGGCCTGCCGTACCGCCTGGACGAGCTTCTCGACGGCGACCCGCTCGCCGCGGAGCTGGCTGGCGCGCATTACCTCACGCTCTACCTCGCGCCGAAGGACTACCACCGCATCCACGTCCCGCTCGCGGGCGCGTGCGTCTCCGTCGGGCGCGTCGAGGGCGAGCTGTGGCCCGTCAACGACGCGTCGACGAACTTCACGCCGCGCCTCTACGTGCGGAACCGCCGCGCGTACTGGATCGCCGGCGGCTCGGGGCCGGACGAAGGTCTCGTCGTGGCCGCGGTCCTCGTCGCGGCGACGCACGTCGGCGGCGTCGTGATCGACCCGCGCTGGCTCTCGGAAAGTGCCCTCCCGCGGCGCGGGAGGCTGGACGTTCCAGCCCTGCCGTGCGCGCCCGGCGACGACCTCGGGACGTTCGAGCTGGGCTCGACCGTCGTTCTCCTCGTGGGCGGCCCGAAGGCGGACGCGTGGAAGGCGACGCGCGGCTTCGGCCCCGTGAAGGTGGGGGAGCGTCTCGGGGGCTTCGCGGCGTGA
- a CDS encoding ABC transporter permease subunit (The N-terminal region of this protein, as described by TIGR01726, is a three transmembrane segment that identifies a subfamily of ABC transporter permease subunits, which specificities that include histidine, arginine, glutamine, glutamate, L-cystine (sic), the opines (in Agrobacterium) octopine and nopaline, etc.), whose amino-acid sequence MTRGALAYATGAAILLLAGASRAAETGPPALRWGGDAEGGAPFVEADPADPSKLRGFDVEIANLVARKLGRTPAFVQVAFQSLDQSAARGDFDLGLSGIEDTPSRRAALAVTVPYYEFREVLTVRVADSGQFHRLADLRGRRVGTLAGTIAWDALAAAAKTDGVVPVSYDDDVHPYEDLAKGRLDAVLLDHVLAARSVRRVAGLATQPETIATGRYVAILGKENAALRDRIDAILLDAMRDGTLKRIFEEWKVWDEDQAAFEEKIETEISPPPSSPSKKIFSSSSLSLVVSYLPSLLKASLVTITLSCLAMALAVVLGVCIASGRVYGNAAVRAVLTVYVEVTRGTPVLLQLFVLYYGLSSVVRLPAFVAALLGLGLNYAAYESEIYRGALEAVPKGQLEAARTLGLTEGQVLRLVRGPQAFRLALAPMTNDFVALLKDSSLVSVVTVVELTKQTAIFATNIASWAVPGALCAALYLAMSLPLARLARRLEGRWRAAST is encoded by the coding sequence GTGACGCGCGGGGCGCTCGCTTACGCGACCGGCGCCGCGATTCTTCTCCTCGCCGGCGCCTCGCGCGCCGCGGAAACGGGCCCGCCCGCTCTGCGCTGGGGCGGCGACGCGGAAGGCGGCGCGCCCTTCGTCGAGGCCGATCCCGCCGATCCCTCGAAGCTGCGCGGCTTCGACGTCGAGATCGCGAACCTCGTCGCGCGGAAGCTCGGCCGGACGCCCGCGTTCGTCCAGGTCGCGTTCCAGTCGCTCGATCAGTCGGCCGCGCGAGGCGACTTCGACCTCGGCCTCTCGGGCATCGAGGACACCCCGTCGCGCCGCGCGGCGCTCGCGGTGACGGTCCCGTACTACGAGTTCCGGGAGGTCCTGACCGTGCGCGTGGCCGACTCCGGGCAGTTCCACCGCCTCGCGGACCTCCGCGGGCGGCGCGTCGGGACGCTCGCGGGCACGATCGCGTGGGACGCGCTCGCCGCCGCGGCGAAGACGGACGGGGTCGTCCCCGTCTCGTACGACGACGACGTCCACCCGTACGAGGACCTCGCGAAGGGCAGGCTCGACGCCGTCCTCCTCGACCACGTCCTCGCGGCACGCTCCGTGCGCCGCGTCGCGGGCCTCGCCACTCAGCCCGAGACGATCGCGACGGGAAGGTACGTCGCGATTCTCGGGAAGGAGAACGCGGCCCTCCGCGACCGCATCGACGCGATCCTGCTGGACGCGATGCGCGACGGAACGCTGAAGCGGATCTTCGAGGAGTGGAAGGTCTGGGACGAGGACCAGGCGGCGTTCGAAGAGAAGATAGAGACGGAGATTTCGCCCCCTCCCTCTTCACCTTCTAAGAAAATCTTCTCTTCCTCTTCTCTTTCTCTCGTCGTCTCCTATCTCCCTTCTCTCCTGAAAGCCTCGCTCGTCACGATCACGCTTTCGTGTCTCGCCATGGCGCTCGCGGTCGTGCTCGGCGTCTGCATCGCCAGCGGGCGCGTGTACGGGAACGCGGCGGTGCGCGCCGTGCTGACCGTTTACGTCGAGGTCACGCGCGGGACGCCCGTCCTGCTGCAGCTCTTCGTCCTCTACTACGGCCTCTCGTCCGTCGTGCGGCTGCCGGCGTTCGTCGCGGCGCTCCTCGGCCTCGGCCTGAACTACGCCGCCTACGAGAGCGAGATCTACCGCGGCGCGCTCGAGGCGGTGCCGAAAGGCCAGCTCGAGGCCGCGCGGACGCTCGGCCTGACGGAGGGGCAGGTGCTGAGGCTCGTCCGCGGGCCGCAGGCGTTCCGCCTCGCGCTCGCGCCCATGACGAACGACTTCGTGGCGCTCCTGAAGGACTCGTCGCTCGTCTCCGTCGTCACGGTCGTCGAGCTCACGAAGCAGACGGCGATCTTCGCGACGAACATCGCGAGCTGGGCGGTGCCCGGAGCGCTGTGCGCGGCGCTGTATCTGGCGATGTCGCTTCCGCTCGCGCGTCTCGCGCGGCGCCTCGAGGGGCGCTGGAGGGCGGCGTCCACGTGA
- a CDS encoding ATP-binding cassette domain-containing protein: MEIDGLCLARGATSVLKGVTLSVARGELVALMGLSGGGKTTVLRAVVGLEGFDAGTIDVDRVALSPGPPPSGGTLQALRARVGMVFQYHGLFEHLSVLENVTLAPLHVARVSREAAEARALALLASLGVDRLAKALPRELSGGEAQRVAIARTLAMEPPLLLMDEPTASLDPARRNELGRSLQRLVKEDGRTLVVATHDDDFVRDFATRVVILADGVVVEEGPPAKVLTDPQHPATRFLLQAKDRGPAPGGPPRARAPRVPRGRAPAP; encoded by the coding sequence CTGGAAATCGACGGACTGTGCCTCGCCCGGGGCGCGACGAGCGTGCTGAAGGGCGTGACGCTTTCGGTTGCGAGGGGCGAGCTCGTCGCCCTGATGGGGCTTTCCGGCGGCGGCAAGACGACCGTGCTGCGCGCGGTGGTCGGCCTCGAGGGGTTCGACGCCGGGACGATCGACGTGGACCGCGTCGCGCTCTCCCCGGGACCGCCGCCGTCCGGCGGGACGCTCCAGGCCCTGCGCGCGCGCGTCGGGATGGTGTTTCAGTACCACGGCCTCTTCGAGCACCTCTCCGTGCTCGAAAACGTGACGCTCGCGCCGCTCCACGTCGCGAGAGTCTCGCGCGAGGCCGCCGAGGCCCGGGCGCTCGCGCTCCTCGCAAGCCTCGGCGTGGACCGCCTTGCGAAGGCCCTGCCGCGCGAGCTCTCGGGCGGCGAAGCCCAGCGCGTCGCGATCGCCCGCACGCTCGCCATGGAGCCGCCGCTCCTCCTCATGGACGAGCCGACGGCGTCGCTCGACCCGGCTCGCCGCAACGAGCTCGGGCGCTCGCTGCAGCGCCTCGTGAAGGAGGACGGCCGGACGCTCGTCGTCGCGACGCACGACGACGACTTCGTACGCGACTTCGCGACCCGTGTCGTGATCCTCGCGGACGGGGTCGTCGTCGAGGAAGGCCCGCCCGCGAAGGTCCTCACGGACCCGCAGCATCCCGCGACGCGCTTCCTGCTGCAGGCGAAGGACCGCGGCCCGGCGCCCGGCGGTCCTCCGCGCGCGCGCGCGCCGCGAGTCCCGCGGGGAAGGGCGCCGGCGCCCTGA
- a CDS encoding porin family protein → MKRLIPFGVCILAVILFSAAPAAAQGTGGFQFGLTGGASFPTSDWSDAYDTGYNGGIVLNYELPALPLGIRVDGDYRNFSAKTSGAFTRSAEVFDGNANLVVGIRIVLVKVYALGGGGFYNMKFKAESGGVSSSISQTDFGWNAGAGVAFVVGKLSIFGEGRYHEVTLDNSAGKFKFVAATAGILF, encoded by the coding sequence GTGAAGAGACTCATTCCTTTCGGCGTCTGCATCCTCGCCGTCATCCTGTTTTCCGCCGCTCCCGCCGCCGCCCAGGGCACCGGCGGGTTCCAGTTCGGCCTCACGGGAGGCGCCTCGTTCCCGACGAGCGACTGGTCCGACGCGTACGACACCGGCTACAACGGCGGCATCGTGCTGAACTACGAGCTCCCGGCGCTGCCCCTCGGAATCCGCGTCGACGGCGACTACCGCAACTTCTCCGCCAAGACCTCCGGCGCCTTCACGCGCTCCGCGGAGGTCTTCGACGGAAACGCGAACCTCGTCGTCGGCATCCGGATCGTCCTCGTCAAGGTGTACGCCCTCGGCGGAGGCGGCTTCTACAACATGAAGTTCAAGGCCGAGAGCGGGGGCGTCTCGTCGTCGATCTCACAGACCGACTTCGGGTGGAACGCCGGCGCCGGCGTCGCGTTCGTCGTGGGCAAGCTCTCGATCTTCGGCGAGGGCCGCTACCACGAGGTCACGCTCGACAACTCGGCCGGCAAGTTCAAGTTCGTCGCGGCGACCGCGGGAATCCTCTTCTAG
- a CDS encoding N-acetylmuramoyl-L-alanine amidase, translated as MASSGRLKQTLVRDAIRENVDVIEGRLPKGLRRSDRIRRAIFRASVFVIVPLALFLSINALTTGKGERTDVVFVSTPAAVPAPAAAVLHAPKGLEPSLFRLSVRSVVLDPGHGGTDPGATGAGGVREKDVTLDVATRVRALLEEGHLAVSMTRDGDTTLSLKDRVLLANAKRPDVFVSIHVNSLPAVRDKRVVETYVLGTTTDARVQALAGDENRESGYTLADYRRLLEGVLQDARSGESKRLAASVQGGLVTGLKRAVPRLEDHGVKEAPFVVLIATEMPGILAEVSTVSNDDEARRLKDSAYRQTIARALADGILAYAESRNHPPSKRS; from the coding sequence ATGGCGTCATCCGGGCGGCTCAAGCAGACTCTCGTCAGGGACGCGATCCGCGAGAACGTGGACGTGATCGAGGGGCGTCTTCCAAAGGGTCTCAGGCGCTCGGACCGGATCCGCCGCGCGATCTTCCGCGCGTCGGTCTTCGTCATCGTCCCGCTCGCGCTCTTCCTCTCGATCAACGCGCTCACGACGGGGAAGGGCGAGCGCACGGACGTCGTCTTCGTCTCGACGCCGGCGGCCGTGCCCGCGCCCGCCGCCGCCGTCCTGCACGCCCCGAAGGGCCTCGAGCCGTCGCTGTTCCGACTCTCCGTGCGCTCCGTGGTTCTCGACCCGGGGCACGGCGGGACCGACCCTGGCGCGACGGGCGCCGGCGGCGTGCGCGAGAAGGACGTCACGCTCGACGTCGCGACCCGCGTCAGGGCGCTTCTCGAGGAAGGCCACCTCGCCGTTTCGATGACGCGTGACGGCGACACGACGCTGTCCCTCAAGGACCGCGTCCTTCTCGCGAACGCGAAGAGGCCCGACGTCTTCGTCTCGATCCACGTGAACTCCCTCCCGGCGGTTCGCGACAAGCGCGTGGTCGAGACGTACGTCCTCGGGACGACGACCGACGCGCGCGTGCAGGCGCTCGCGGGCGACGAGAACCGCGAGTCGGGCTACACGCTCGCGGACTACCGGCGTCTCCTCGAGGGCGTCCTCCAGGACGCGCGCTCCGGCGAGTCGAAGCGGCTCGCCGCGTCCGTGCAGGGCGGCCTCGTGACGGGCCTGAAGCGGGCCGTCCCGCGCCTCGAGGACCACGGCGTGAAGGAAGCGCCGTTCGTGGTCCTGATCGCGACGGAGATGCCCGGCATTCTCGCGGAGGTCTCCACGGTCTCCAACGACGACGAAGCGCGGCGCCTCAAAGACTCCGCGTACCGCCAGACGATCGCGCGCGCGCTTGCGGACGGAATCCTCGCGTACGCGGAATCCCGCAATCATCCTCCCTCGAAACGGAGTTGA
- a CDS encoding rod shape-determining protein: MTSKKDVLHVGIDLGTSRSAIAASNGTKHVVESYVGWPLDMVARKIVKKTILFGAEALEARSMLDLHRPLERGLIKQGSAKDEEAVHELLKHLIALAGRQEGQRVEAVVGVPAEALRVSRQHLRGAVKGIADALLIVSEPFAVAYGMDALLHTMVIDIGAGTTDFCVMNGRYPTEEDQRTLTHAGDSIDDQLMKLVKTKAPEGRFSIHMIREWKEKFSFVGDPKQPVVARFPVKGKPADVDITAEMKKACESIVGPIAETMLDLLSKVEPEYQEKVQRNIVLAGGGSQIPGLAAALEKVLLDVGGGRVKAVEDPVFAGANGGLAIAIDAPEGEWEPLGA; the protein is encoded by the coding sequence ATGACCTCGAAGAAAGACGTCCTCCACGTCGGCATCGACCTCGGGACCTCGCGCAGCGCGATCGCGGCGTCGAACGGCACGAAGCACGTGGTGGAGAGCTACGTGGGCTGGCCGCTCGACATGGTCGCGCGGAAGATCGTGAAGAAGACGATCCTGTTCGGCGCCGAGGCGCTGGAGGCGCGGTCGATGCTCGACCTGCACCGGCCGCTCGAGCGCGGCCTCATCAAGCAGGGCTCCGCGAAGGACGAGGAGGCGGTGCACGAGCTCTTGAAGCACCTGATCGCGCTCGCCGGCCGCCAGGAGGGACAGCGCGTGGAGGCCGTGGTCGGGGTGCCCGCCGAGGCGCTGCGCGTCTCCCGCCAGCACCTGCGCGGCGCCGTGAAGGGCATCGCGGACGCGCTCCTGATCGTGTCCGAGCCGTTCGCGGTCGCCTACGGGATGGACGCGCTCCTGCACACGATGGTGATCGACATCGGCGCGGGCACGACCGACTTCTGCGTCATGAACGGCCGTTATCCGACCGAGGAAGACCAGAGAACGCTCACGCACGCGGGCGACTCCATCGACGACCAGCTCATGAAGCTCGTGAAGACGAAGGCGCCGGAAGGCCGCTTCTCCATCCACATGATCCGGGAGTGGAAGGAGAAGTTCAGCTTCGTGGGCGACCCGAAGCAGCCCGTCGTCGCCCGGTTCCCCGTGAAGGGCAAGCCCGCCGACGTCGACATCACCGCCGAGATGAAGAAGGCCTGCGAGAGCATCGTCGGGCCCATCGCCGAGACGATGCTCGACCTCCTCTCGAAGGTGGAGCCCGAGTACCAGGAAAAGGTCCAGCGGAACATCGTCCTCGCGGGCGGCGGCTCGCAGATTCCGGGCCTCGCGGCCGCGCTCGAGAAGGTGCTCCTCGACGTGGGCGGCGGGCGCGTCAAGGCCGTGGAGGACCCGGTTTTCGCGGGCGCGAACGGCGGCCTCGCGATCGCGATCGACGCCCCCGAAGGAGAGTGGGAGCCTCTCGGCGCATGA
- a CDS encoding SPOR domain-containing protein, which produces MSGDGGFGRDSGTTKRRMLPAVTDVVRELARSVSADPAVLFKAARSVVADELAKVKQGFESAPLDVLVRRARRQLEQEGVVAPAAEEPEEPKSVSIPAPPLRPKRPAGAAGDGPFQSAGAADLEWEKDFNIQSDDAPFRSAILPLPPRSRAPVGIAPPEKTAVPASPSAPAPPSFSRLPAPDRVVAPEGLAVERSSAEARPKPVVDDLPLFSSPTLELSSPLAPAPPPPRVEEPDFTRPDPWAPAQDEPAFEPSNERFEAPAPRFETPAPPIEIPAPRMEPPVRSMSEMPRLTDLVGDATEPVEPMMEEFAFKAAESAAPPKKSGRTGWIVAIAVVLAVAAGLIWAVRTFLSGDVVKRVEAPAPAPKKVEAPAPAPAPVAAPAPVAVSVPAPAPKAAPAAAPAAKGKAAPLVTPDWAGKSVVYVVHFSSHKDRPSAEKEAKRLASELGKPGRAVEVDLGNKGVWFRVVIGEFANVDEARAYRADLEAKKTPNLGFVYEMRGR; this is translated from the coding sequence ATGAGCGGCGACGGCGGGTTCGGCCGCGACTCCGGGACGACGAAACGGCGCATGCTGCCCGCCGTGACCGACGTCGTCCGCGAACTGGCCCGCAGCGTCTCCGCGGACCCGGCCGTCCTGTTCAAGGCGGCCCGCTCGGTCGTCGCGGACGAGCTCGCGAAGGTGAAGCAGGGCTTCGAATCGGCGCCGCTCGACGTCCTCGTGCGGCGTGCGCGCCGCCAGCTCGAGCAGGAAGGCGTCGTGGCTCCGGCCGCCGAGGAGCCGGAAGAGCCGAAGTCGGTCTCGATTCCGGCGCCGCCGCTGAGGCCGAAGAGGCCCGCCGGCGCCGCGGGCGACGGCCCGTTCCAGAGCGCTGGAGCGGCCGACCTCGAGTGGGAAAAGGACTTCAACATCCAGTCCGACGACGCGCCGTTCCGCTCCGCGATCCTCCCGCTGCCGCCGCGCTCGCGCGCGCCGGTGGGGATCGCGCCGCCGGAGAAGACCGCCGTCCCTGCGTCTCCGTCTGCGCCTGCTCCCCCTTCGTTTTCGCGCCTGCCCGCGCCCGACCGCGTGGTTGCGCCGGAGGGGCTTGCCGTCGAGCGCAGCAGCGCCGAAGCGCGTCCGAAGCCCGTCGTGGACGACCTTCCGCTCTTCTCGTCGCCGACGCTCGAGCTGTCCTCGCCTCTCGCACCGGCGCCGCCTCCGCCTCGCGTCGAGGAGCCCGACTTCACGCGGCCCGACCCCTGGGCCCCGGCGCAGGACGAACCTGCGTTCGAGCCGTCGAACGAGCGCTTCGAGGCCCCCGCGCCGCGTTTCGAGACTCCGGCGCCGCCGATCGAGATCCCGGCGCCGCGGATGGAGCCGCCCGTGAGATCGATGTCGGAGATGCCGCGGCTCACGGACCTCGTCGGGGACGCGACCGAACCCGTCGAGCCCATGATGGAGGAGTTCGCGTTCAAGGCAGCCGAATCCGCCGCGCCGCCGAAGAAGAGCGGCCGGACGGGCTGGATCGTCGCGATCGCCGTCGTCCTTGCCGTCGCGGCCGGCCTCATATGGGCCGTCCGGACGTTCCTGTCCGGGGACGTCGTGAAAAGAGTGGAGGCGCCCGCCCCCGCGCCGAAGAAGGTCGAGGCTCCCGCCCCGGCTCCCGCGCCGGTTGCGGCTCCCGCGCCCGTTGCCGTGTCCGTGCCTGCGCCTGCGCCGAAGGCGGCGCCCGCGGCCGCTCCCGCGGCGAAGGGAAAGGCGGCGCCGCTCGTCACGCCCGACTGGGCCGGCAAGAGCGTCGTCTACGTCGTCCACTTCTCGTCGCACAAGGACCGTCCGTCGGCCGAGAAGGAGGCGAAGCGCCTTGCGAGCGAGCTCGGGAAGCCGGGCCGCGCCGTCGAGGTCGACCTCGGGAACAAGGGCGTCTGGTTCCGCGTCGTGATCGGCGAGTTCGCGAACGTCGACGAGGCGCGCGCGTACCGCGCCGACCTCGAGGCGAAGAAGACGCCGAATCTCGGCTTCGTTTACGAGATGCGCGGGCGCTGA
- a CDS encoding 2-oxoacid:ferredoxin oxidoreductase subunit beta, producing the protein MSAAPPALPVFVPGDYKTDLKPVWCPGCGDFGVLTALYRAMAELQLTPELTAVVSGIGCSSRLPGYVETYGFNTVHGRALPLATGVAVSRPDVKVIAVGGDGDGLAIGGNHFMHSARRNLDVTYILMDNEIYGLTKGQVAPTTPTGDKTKTTHYGNPEPAVDPCELAISFGATWVGRAFSGDLKGTVELIVKALRHRGFAFLNVMSPCVTWRGDDQFKSLKAKARPLPAGHDVTSRFEAFKFTRETDVLSTGVLYDVKSPSLNDRLDTIKVTARAGAPLVTVPEIVKTFLPSF; encoded by the coding sequence ATGAGCGCCGCACCGCCCGCCCTACCCGTCTTCGTCCCCGGCGACTACAAGACCGACCTCAAGCCCGTCTGGTGCCCCGGCTGCGGCGACTTCGGCGTCCTCACCGCGCTCTACCGCGCGATGGCCGAGCTCCAGCTCACGCCGGAGCTCACGGCCGTCGTGTCCGGCATCGGCTGCTCCTCGCGCCTCCCCGGCTACGTCGAGACGTACGGCTTCAACACCGTCCACGGCCGCGCGCTCCCGCTCGCGACCGGCGTCGCGGTGTCGCGGCCCGACGTGAAGGTCATCGCGGTCGGCGGCGACGGCGACGGCCTCGCCATCGGCGGGAACCACTTCATGCACTCGGCCCGCCGCAACCTCGACGTGACCTACATCCTCATGGACAACGAGATCTACGGCCTCACGAAGGGCCAGGTCGCGCCGACGACCCCCACCGGCGACAAGACGAAGACGACCCACTACGGAAACCCCGAGCCCGCCGTGGACCCGTGCGAGCTCGCGATTTCGTTCGGCGCCACGTGGGTCGGCCGGGCGTTCTCCGGCGACCTCAAGGGCACCGTGGAGCTCATCGTCAAGGCGCTGCGGCATCGCGGCTTCGCGTTCCTCAACGTCATGTCGCCCTGCGTCACGTGGCGCGGCGACGACCAGTTCAAATCGCTCAAGGCCAAGGCGCGGCCGCTTCCGGCCGGACACGACGTCACGTCGCGGTTCGAGGCATTCAAGTTCACGCGCGAGACGGACGTTCTCTCGACCGGGGTCCTCTACGACGTGAAGAGCCCCTCGCTCAACGACCGGCTCGACACGATCAAGGTGACGGCGCGGGCGGGCGCTCCGCTGGTCACCGTTCCCGAGATCGTCAAGACGTTCCTGCCGTCGTTCTGA
- a CDS encoding 2-oxoacid:acceptor oxidoreductase subunit alpha, with product MSRRDLTIAMVGAGGDGIVTMGDILSQAGARNGLNVIKTEAYGPQIRGGESSCVVRLSPSAIYEQGDAVDVLVVFSWADFGRFKGEVQPAPNAVVLFDEADPVARTREDLGIGADGHWLAVPFSKLAGDAGAKGSKNVVGLGVLTALFGLAEETIRRAVVKRFGRKKAAVGELALKAYEAGLVHGGTLPPMPERGLTFTPGPAKLLMSGNEASALGALHAGCRFFAGYPITPSTEILQFAEEWLPKMGGSVVQTEDELAAIGAVVGASFAGVKSMTATSGPGLSLMTEMLGLASMAEVPCVVVDVQRGGPSTGLPTKSEQSDLWQAVFAGHGDAPRVVIAASDVEDCFHTTVEAFNIAEEFQVPVIVLTDQSIGQRRETLDPTRLVHDVVDRAVPTAEELVEYKRYRDTPDGYSPMSVPGLKGGIYQTNGLEHDEFGRPASMAHVHETMNAKRYRKLKPIRDRYQRARRYGPAKADLGIVCWGSSKGAVKEAVLMAEERGEKVAAFIPQMIFPFPVKAFEEFRASVRQLLVIEISYAAQFYKYLRTFTTLPDNTIIFKRSGGKNLTISEVDDQIRRFFASGSQQKGAA from the coding sequence ATGTCGAGACGTGATCTCACCATCGCGATGGTCGGGGCCGGCGGCGACGGGATCGTCACCATGGGCGACATCCTGTCCCAGGCCGGCGCGCGCAACGGACTGAACGTCATCAAGACCGAGGCCTACGGACCCCAGATCCGGGGGGGCGAATCCTCGTGCGTGGTGCGGCTGAGCCCGAGCGCGATCTACGAACAGGGGGACGCCGTGGACGTCCTCGTCGTCTTCTCCTGGGCCGACTTCGGCCGCTTCAAGGGAGAGGTCCAGCCCGCGCCGAACGCGGTCGTCCTCTTCGACGAGGCGGACCCCGTGGCGCGAACCCGGGAGGACCTCGGCATCGGAGCGGACGGTCACTGGCTGGCCGTGCCGTTCTCGAAGCTCGCGGGCGACGCGGGCGCCAAGGGATCGAAGAACGTCGTCGGGCTCGGCGTCCTGACCGCGCTCTTCGGCCTCGCCGAGGAGACGATCCGCCGCGCCGTCGTGAAGCGCTTCGGGCGCAAGAAGGCGGCCGTCGGCGAGCTCGCCCTCAAGGCCTACGAGGCCGGCCTCGTCCACGGCGGCACGCTTCCCCCGATGCCGGAGCGCGGCCTGACGTTCACGCCCGGCCCCGCCAAGCTCCTCATGTCGGGCAACGAAGCGTCCGCGCTCGGCGCCCTGCACGCCGGCTGCCGGTTCTTCGCCGGTTACCCGATCACGCCCTCGACCGAGATCCTCCAGTTCGCCGAGGAATGGCTCCCGAAGATGGGCGGCTCCGTCGTCCAGACGGAGGACGAGCTCGCCGCGATCGGCGCCGTCGTCGGCGCCTCCTTCGCCGGCGTGAAGTCCATGACGGCGACCTCGGGGCCCGGCCTGTCGCTCATGACCGAGATGCTCGGCCTCGCCTCCATGGCCGAGGTCCCGTGCGTGGTCGTGGACGTCCAGCGCGGCGGTCCCTCCACCGGCCTCCCGACCAAGAGCGAGCAGTCCGACCTCTGGCAGGCCGTGTTCGCCGGCCACGGCGACGCGCCGCGCGTCGTGATCGCGGCCTCCGACGTCGAGGACTGCTTCCACACGACGGTCGAGGCCTTCAACATCGCCGAGGAGTTCCAGGTCCCGGTCATCGTCCTGACGGACCAGTCGATCGGCCAGCGCCGCGAGACGCTCGACCCGACGCGCCTCGTCCACGACGTCGTCGACCGCGCCGTTCCGACCGCCGAGGAGCTCGTCGAATACAAGCGCTACCGCGACACGCCCGACGGCTATTCCCCGATGAGCGTCCCGGGTCTGAAGGGCGGCATCTACCAGACGAACGGCCTCGAGCACGACGAGTTCGGCCGCCCGGCCTCGATGGCCCACGTCCACGAGACGATGAACGCGAAGCGCTATCGCAAGCTCAAGCCCATCCGCGACAGGTACCAGCGCGCGCGCCGCTACGGCCCTGCGAAGGCCGACCTCGGAATCGTCTGCTGGGGCTCGTCCAAGGGCGCCGTCAAGGAAGCGGTTCTCATGGCCGAGGAGCGGGGCGAGAAGGTCGCCGCATTCATTCCGCAGATGATCTTCCCCTTCCCGGTGAAGGCGTTCGAGGAGTTCCGCGCGAGCGTCCGGCAGCTTCTCGTGATCGAGATCTCCTACGCCGCGCAGTTCTACAAGTACCTGCGGACGTTCACGACGCTCCCGGACAACACGATCATCTTCAAGCGGTCGGGCGGCAAGAACCTCACGATCTCCGAGGTCGACGACCAGATCCGCAGGTTCTTCGCATCAGGAAGCCAGCAGAAGGGGGCCGCATGA